The following are from one region of the Stigmatella ashevillena genome:
- the epsU gene encoding exopolysaccharide biosynthesis GT2 family glycosyltransferase EpsU produces the protein MTWMDALLLVLSLPVGVACGYLLLLTLLSAGKAAPARGASTRKFDIIVPAHNEEVGIASTVANLSALDYPVAQRRILVVADNCSDATAERAREAGATVLVRHDTERRGKGYALELAFAQSLKDGFADAVVVVDADTHVSPHLLHAFALRLEAGAQALQAHYGVLNPHASWRTRLMTIALSLFHKVRSMGRERLGVSCGLRGNGMCFSHRVIREVPHEAFSIVEDLEYGIRLGRAGHRVHYVWEAEVLGEMVSSEKASRSQRRRWEGGRWAMTKQFGVPLLGEALRKRDGVLLDLAMDLLVPPLSYVVLGATAVTVAAGALSVWQGHLAFSSLLAAFCVASLGLYVLRGWWVSGMGLRGLVDLGRAPFYVAWKLWLVLSRPQEKKGEWVRTTREARKP, from the coding sequence ATGACGTGGATGGACGCGTTGTTGCTGGTGCTCTCGCTGCCGGTGGGCGTGGCGTGTGGCTACCTGCTGCTGCTCACGCTGCTGTCGGCGGGCAAGGCGGCCCCGGCCCGTGGGGCCTCCACGCGCAAGTTCGACATCATCGTCCCGGCGCACAACGAAGAGGTGGGCATCGCCAGCACGGTGGCGAACCTGTCCGCGCTGGACTACCCGGTGGCGCAGCGGCGCATCCTCGTGGTGGCGGACAATTGCTCGGATGCCACGGCGGAGCGGGCGCGCGAGGCGGGCGCCACGGTGCTGGTGCGCCATGACACCGAGCGGCGCGGCAAGGGGTACGCGCTGGAGCTGGCCTTCGCGCAGAGCCTGAAGGATGGCTTCGCCGATGCCGTGGTGGTGGTGGACGCGGACACGCATGTGTCCCCGCACCTGTTGCATGCGTTCGCCCTGCGCTTGGAGGCAGGCGCCCAGGCGCTCCAGGCGCACTACGGCGTGCTCAACCCGCATGCCTCGTGGCGCACGCGGCTGATGACGATTGCCCTCTCCTTGTTCCACAAGGTGCGCTCCATGGGGCGCGAGCGGCTGGGCGTCTCCTGCGGCCTGCGGGGCAACGGCATGTGCTTCAGCCACCGCGTCATCCGCGAGGTGCCGCACGAGGCGTTCTCCATCGTGGAGGACCTGGAGTACGGCATCCGCCTGGGGCGCGCCGGCCACCGGGTGCACTACGTGTGGGAGGCGGAGGTGCTCGGGGAGATGGTGTCCTCGGAGAAGGCCTCGCGCTCGCAGCGCCGCCGGTGGGAGGGTGGCCGGTGGGCGATGACGAAGCAGTTCGGCGTGCCGCTGCTGGGCGAGGCGCTGCGCAAGCGCGATGGCGTGCTGCTCGACCTGGCGATGGACTTGCTGGTGCCGCCCCTGAGCTACGTGGTGCTGGGCGCCACGGCGGTGACGGTGGCCGCGGGGGCCCTCTCGGTGTGGCAGGGGCACCTGGCATTCTCCTCGCTCCTGGCGGCGTTCTGCGTGGCCAGCCTGGGCCTGTACGTGCTGCGGGGCTGGTGGGTGTCCGGCATGGGCCTGCGTGGGCTGGTGGACCTGGGGCGGGCGCCCTTCTATGTGGCGTGGAAGCTGTGGCTGGTGCTGAGCCGGCCCCAGGAGAAGAAGGGAGAGTGGGTGAGGACGACCCGCGAAGCGCGCAAGCCCTGA
- a CDS encoding response regulator transcription factor → MDASQRTVLVVEDSPLFRKMVGEFLHALGIERVQEAANGRAAMEFLEAGRPDLVCLDLTLPDVSGYDLCEYIRGNKALATVPVLMISARGTLLDRAQAEEVGADGYLTKPFSQDEFNQQVLSMLARNMKALPGGGKNDART, encoded by the coding sequence ATGGACGCCTCGCAACGAACGGTCCTGGTGGTCGAGGACTCCCCCCTGTTCCGCAAGATGGTGGGGGAGTTCCTGCACGCCCTGGGCATCGAGCGCGTCCAAGAGGCGGCCAATGGCCGGGCGGCGATGGAGTTCCTGGAGGCGGGTCGGCCGGACCTGGTGTGCCTGGACCTGACCCTGCCGGACGTGTCGGGCTACGACTTGTGCGAATACATCCGGGGCAACAAAGCGTTGGCGACGGTGCCAGTACTCATGATCAGCGCGAGAGGCACCTTATTGGACCGGGCACAAGCGGAGGAAGTGGGCGCTGACGGCTACTTGACCAAGCCTTTTTCGCAAGACGAGTTTAACCAGCAAGTCCTGTCCATGCTGGCGAGAAACATGAAGGCGCTTCCGGGTGGAGGGAAGAACGATGCCCGCACCTGA
- a CDS encoding GumC family protein gives MPAPDERLPEVERQQAQLFDWEQLSDYFGYVKSAVKRHKWLVLGTFLTTAFLGLAAAKLLPRTWYAETKLLPRRASTIAALVNPERANLLNPDPPNPMRPANEVDAPTKAAAEAVLRRDNLVALVKKLNLLDRWEATRPPLLRFKDTVMRMLTSPPDEEARMDGMVGVLEKKLSVGTNDGKVTIGVEWGDPQLAFELVDAAQQSFLQAREREEVSSIDDAITILEEHERQAADAVKESYDEFEKTFSAIMLERRRVVGDPRLIPRFSSTDQELAQLRFLIRAKRRAIADAQVQHNQRLTEMQDDLAQKREMYAPDHPAVVELEGRVASLRQGSPQVKALLTEEKDMLAEYADLGGKSLPFPDEPVPDPYGLERVLMGLLPAISENPSAAVTLEQLRSRQSAQQQILKRIDSAKLERNIAMRSFKYRFTLLTPAEFPRKPIKPNALVISLGAVVAGLVLGVFAALARDVLSGRVLESWQVERGLGLPVLAELDRGPGGV, from the coding sequence ATGCCCGCACCTGACGAGCGACTGCCGGAGGTCGAGCGCCAGCAGGCGCAGCTCTTCGACTGGGAGCAGCTGAGCGACTACTTCGGCTACGTGAAGAGCGCGGTGAAGCGCCACAAGTGGCTGGTGCTGGGCACGTTTCTGACGACGGCGTTCCTGGGGCTGGCGGCGGCGAAGCTGTTGCCGCGCACGTGGTACGCGGAGACGAAGCTGTTGCCGCGGCGCGCCTCCACCATCGCCGCGCTGGTGAACCCCGAGCGCGCCAACCTGCTCAACCCGGATCCGCCCAACCCCATGCGCCCGGCCAACGAGGTGGATGCGCCGACGAAGGCGGCCGCCGAGGCGGTGCTGCGCCGGGACAACCTGGTGGCGCTCGTCAAGAAGCTGAACCTGCTCGACCGCTGGGAGGCCACGCGTCCGCCGCTGCTGCGCTTCAAGGACACGGTCATGCGCATGCTCACCTCCCCGCCGGACGAGGAGGCGCGGATGGACGGCATGGTGGGGGTGCTGGAGAAGAAGCTCTCGGTGGGCACCAATGACGGCAAGGTGACCATTGGCGTGGAGTGGGGCGACCCGCAGCTGGCCTTCGAGCTGGTGGATGCCGCGCAGCAGAGCTTCCTCCAGGCGCGCGAGCGCGAGGAAGTCTCCAGCATCGATGACGCCATCACCATTTTGGAGGAGCACGAGCGCCAGGCGGCCGATGCGGTGAAGGAATCCTATGACGAGTTCGAGAAGACATTCTCGGCCATCATGTTGGAGCGTCGGCGCGTGGTGGGAGACCCGCGGCTGATTCCGCGCTTCTCCTCCACGGACCAGGAGCTGGCGCAGCTGCGCTTCCTCATCCGGGCCAAGCGCCGGGCCATCGCGGACGCGCAGGTGCAGCACAACCAGCGGCTGACGGAGATGCAGGACGACCTGGCGCAGAAGCGCGAGATGTACGCGCCGGACCACCCCGCGGTGGTGGAGCTGGAGGGCCGGGTGGCCTCGCTGCGGCAGGGCTCGCCGCAGGTGAAGGCGCTGTTGACCGAGGAGAAGGACATGCTGGCCGAGTACGCGGACCTGGGCGGCAAGTCGCTGCCGTTCCCGGACGAGCCGGTGCCGGACCCGTACGGCCTGGAGCGCGTGCTGATGGGGCTGCTGCCCGCCATCTCGGAGAACCCGAGCGCGGCGGTGACCCTGGAACAGCTGCGCAGCCGGCAGAGCGCGCAGCAGCAGATCCTCAAGCGCATCGACTCGGCGAAGCTGGAGCGGAACATCGCCATGCGCTCCTTCAAGTACCGCTTCACGCTGCTCACGCCGGCCGAGTTTCCGCGCAAGCCCATCAAGCCCAACGCGCTCGTCATCTCCCTGGGGGCGGTGGTGGCGGGGCTGGTGCTGGGGGTGTTCGCGGCGCTGGCGCGCGATGTGCTCAGCGGGCGCGTGCTGGAGAGCTGGCAGGTGGAGCGCGGCCTGGGCTTGCCCGTGCTGGCGGAGCTGGATCGCGGCCCGGGCGGGGTGTGA
- a CDS encoding polysaccharide biosynthesis/export family protein, with translation MSRSNLSALLCLRGSLLVVLLLVLGGCYRPGRYVWVDDYRAPPSLQDEGYVIRRGDLLNINVWNQRELSADTLVREDGRITLALLNDVDAAGVTPPVLARRLEELFKPLVNNPVVSVRISRPEPLKVAVLGEVKSPGMKELAPDSGVLHALAQAGGFTDYAQLDGIFVLRQQAESPLPVRIRFDYEAISRTRGRGASFLLRTGDVVVVE, from the coding sequence ATGAGCCGTTCGAATCTCTCCGCGCTGCTGTGTCTCCGAGGCTCCCTGCTGGTCGTGCTGCTGCTGGTGCTGGGCGGTTGCTACCGGCCGGGCCGCTATGTCTGGGTGGATGATTACCGCGCGCCCCCGTCGCTCCAGGACGAGGGCTACGTCATCCGCCGGGGGGACCTGCTGAACATCAACGTCTGGAACCAGCGCGAGCTGTCCGCGGACACGCTGGTGCGGGAGGATGGCCGCATCACCCTGGCGCTGCTCAACGACGTGGACGCGGCGGGCGTCACCCCGCCGGTGCTGGCGCGTCGGCTCGAGGAGCTGTTCAAGCCCCTGGTGAACAACCCGGTCGTCTCGGTGCGAATCTCCCGGCCCGAGCCGCTCAAGGTGGCTGTGCTGGGCGAGGTGAAGAGCCCCGGCATGAAGGAGCTGGCCCCGGACTCCGGCGTGCTGCACGCGCTGGCGCAGGCGGGCGGCTTCACGGACTACGCCCAGCTCGATGGCATCTTCGTGCTGCGGCAGCAGGCGGAGTCCCCGCTGCCGGTCCGTATCCGCTTCGACTACGAGGCCATCTCCCGGACCCGCGGACGGGGCGCTTCGTTCCTGCTGCGCACCGGCGACGTGGTGGTGGTGGAGTAG
- the wzy gene encoding exopolysaccharide repeat unit polymerase: protein MEHFLSRPPVFFAMLTGLVLATLGLLVLFPAVALLPMVAASMVWVLAKVPVRYPVLILLTVLLVVDCAVENPYSGQWSSPLSFFGRLLFINLNVVTGVPGLGFTLIDLSVFGLSALYIYRRAVGLKTDGPVTPLPKPLVMALLVVIGTIVWMYLWGLARGGDPRPAKWQLQKMLLLPIIVMLFSVAIRGPEDFRLLGRIIVTAAFVKAFLGAFFIVFIARPQGLYTEYATTHSDTMIYVTGLSIALTSWSEEPTRRNFWRMVLVSGVILMGMNYNDRRLAYASFNQCVVAIFLISPWSQVKRYAARVAIVMAPVFILYVAIGWANPTGFFSPVNTFKSMLVGEHNDTGVMDYRDVENFNVISTWQRNPLLGTGYGHGFDEVMKLADISHLFEDYLYHPHNSVLGLLAFGGVVGFSGMWMFVALTVFFAVRAYHLAHPPMWRAGALVCVSVVIAYTNQCFGDMGLSSWYCTLLIALAVTCAGKLATQAGAWVAATPSPTAVSGGMVEEKEGVGHT from the coding sequence ATGGAACACTTCCTCTCCCGTCCACCGGTCTTCTTCGCGATGCTCACGGGCTTGGTGCTGGCCACGCTCGGCCTGCTCGTGCTCTTTCCGGCCGTGGCGCTGCTGCCCATGGTGGCCGCCAGCATGGTGTGGGTGTTGGCCAAGGTGCCGGTGCGCTACCCTGTGCTCATCCTGCTCACCGTCCTGCTGGTGGTGGACTGTGCGGTGGAGAACCCCTACTCGGGGCAGTGGAGCTCACCGCTCTCCTTCTTCGGTCGGCTGCTCTTCATCAACCTCAACGTCGTCACCGGCGTGCCCGGCCTGGGCTTCACGCTGATCGACCTGTCGGTGTTCGGGCTGAGCGCGCTCTACATCTACCGGCGCGCGGTGGGGCTGAAGACGGATGGGCCGGTGACGCCCCTGCCCAAGCCCCTGGTGATGGCCCTGCTGGTGGTGATTGGCACCATCGTCTGGATGTACCTCTGGGGCCTCGCCCGGGGAGGCGATCCGCGCCCGGCGAAGTGGCAGCTCCAGAAGATGCTGCTGCTGCCCATCATCGTGATGCTCTTCTCGGTGGCCATCCGGGGACCGGAGGACTTCCGGCTCCTGGGCCGCATCATCGTGACGGCCGCCTTCGTCAAGGCGTTCCTGGGCGCCTTCTTCATCGTCTTCATCGCCCGGCCCCAGGGGCTGTACACCGAGTACGCCACCACGCACTCGGACACGATGATCTACGTGACAGGGCTGTCCATCGCCTTGACTTCCTGGTCCGAGGAGCCGACCCGGAGGAACTTCTGGCGCATGGTGCTCGTCTCCGGCGTCATCCTGATGGGGATGAACTACAACGACCGGCGCCTGGCGTACGCCAGCTTCAACCAGTGCGTCGTCGCCATCTTCCTGATCAGCCCCTGGTCCCAGGTGAAGCGCTACGCGGCGCGTGTGGCCATCGTGATGGCCCCGGTGTTCATCCTCTATGTCGCGATAGGCTGGGCGAATCCGACGGGCTTTTTCTCGCCTGTGAACACGTTCAAGTCGATGCTGGTGGGCGAGCACAACGACACCGGCGTCATGGACTACCGCGACGTGGAGAACTTCAACGTCATCAGCACCTGGCAACGCAACCCACTGCTCGGCACGGGCTACGGGCATGGCTTTGACGAGGTGATGAAGCTCGCGGACATCTCCCACCTCTTCGAGGACTACCTGTACCACCCGCACAACTCGGTGCTGGGCCTGCTGGCCTTCGGCGGCGTGGTGGGCTTCAGTGGCATGTGGATGTTCGTCGCGCTGACGGTGTTCTTCGCCGTGCGCGCCTACCACCTCGCCCACCCGCCCATGTGGCGGGCCGGGGCCTTGGTGTGTGTCTCTGTGGTGATTGCCTACACCAACCAGTGCTTCGGCGACATGGGGCTGAGCAGTTGGTACTGCACCCTGCTCATCGCCCTGGCGGTGACGTGTGCGGGCAAGCTGGCGACGCAGGCGGGGGCCTGGGTAGCAGCGACCCCCTCGCCGACGGCGGTGTCTGGGGGGATGGTGGAGGAGAAGGAAGGAGTGGGACACACATGA
- a CDS encoding oligosaccharide flippase family protein: MSTQPPDPSAAALRPPSPAPALDVTASVRNALKLGGSLMVTYGIALAVRLLLPRVLGPEAFGQFNWASEGFTAVFFVLVGLGLEVYIRKEVALRPEHASEFFGGTLLLQVGLAAGLLALMQGLMAAEGKSPHLRLLVLLLGVYQLFFRCNGTLAAVLHARERVDGLSVANIATKCVWGGGQLLVLALDLPLPWLGVPILASEVLRAAVLFRLSRRHVGLQFHVNARGTREALVGALPFFLNEAALAANGPMGIFLLGLLTNTTEVGWYGAGWNLAGMTLMAAPVLTWVLLPLLSRASSQSPEELTRITRRTLEAVLAFSIPLTLAMALGADVWIGWVYGEAFTPAAAVLRLQAPILALTYVAMVCASVLTVTGQGWRVTRTSVVSMVLNATLNLTLARPFLAWFGPVGGACASALALFTCEAVVVFLLVRAVGHRAFDRQSLTRLGKTLAACAAVVGVHVALAGLGAPRLAVGAALYLFLVFAMGAVRLDELRGLMRLVRRRGAPVPSTPA, from the coding sequence ATGTCCACGCAGCCCCCTGATCCGAGCGCCGCAGCGCTTCGCCCGCCCTCTCCGGCCCCCGCGCTGGATGTGACGGCGTCGGTGCGCAACGCCCTGAAGCTGGGCGGCTCGCTGATGGTGACGTACGGCATCGCGCTGGCGGTGCGGCTCTTGCTGCCCCGGGTGCTGGGGCCGGAGGCCTTCGGCCAGTTCAACTGGGCCTCCGAAGGCTTCACCGCGGTCTTCTTCGTGCTCGTGGGCCTGGGGTTGGAGGTCTACATCCGCAAGGAGGTGGCGCTCCGGCCGGAGCACGCCAGCGAGTTCTTCGGGGGCACGCTGCTGCTCCAGGTGGGGCTGGCGGCGGGGCTGCTCGCGCTGATGCAGGGGCTGATGGCGGCGGAGGGAAAGTCGCCCCACCTGCGGCTGCTGGTGCTGCTGTTGGGCGTCTACCAGCTCTTCTTCCGGTGCAACGGGACGCTGGCGGCGGTGCTGCACGCGCGCGAGCGGGTGGATGGGCTCTCGGTGGCGAACATCGCCACCAAGTGCGTGTGGGGAGGCGGGCAGCTGCTGGTGCTGGCGCTGGACTTGCCGCTGCCCTGGCTGGGTGTGCCCATCCTCGCCTCGGAGGTGCTGCGGGCCGCGGTGCTCTTCCGCCTGTCCCGTCGGCACGTGGGGCTCCAGTTCCACGTGAACGCGCGCGGCACCCGGGAGGCGCTGGTGGGCGCGCTGCCCTTCTTCCTCAACGAGGCGGCGCTGGCGGCCAACGGCCCCATGGGCATCTTCCTCCTGGGCTTGCTCACCAACACCACCGAGGTGGGCTGGTACGGCGCCGGGTGGAATCTCGCGGGCATGACGCTGATGGCGGCGCCGGTGCTCACCTGGGTGCTGTTGCCGCTGCTGTCGCGCGCCTCGTCCCAGTCGCCCGAGGAGCTCACCCGCATCACCCGGCGCACCCTGGAGGCGGTGCTCGCCTTCTCCATTCCCCTCACGCTCGCCATGGCGCTGGGGGCGGACGTGTGGATTGGCTGGGTGTACGGCGAGGCCTTCACGCCCGCGGCGGCGGTGCTGCGGTTGCAGGCGCCCATCCTCGCGCTCACCTACGTGGCCATGGTGTGCGCCAGCGTGCTGACGGTGACGGGGCAGGGCTGGCGGGTGACGCGCACCTCGGTGGTGTCCATGGTGCTCAACGCCACGCTCAACCTGACGCTGGCGCGCCCCTTCCTCGCCTGGTTCGGCCCGGTAGGGGGCGCATGCGCCTCGGCGCTGGCGCTGTTCACCTGCGAGGCGGTGGTGGTCTTCCTGCTGGTGCGTGCCGTGGGCCACCGGGCCTTCGACCGGCAGAGCCTCACCCGGCTGGGCAAGACGCTGGCGGCCTGTGCCGCGGTGGTGGGCGTGCACGTGGCGCTCGCGGGGCTCGGTGCCCCACGTTTGGCCGTGGGCGCCGCGTTGTACCTCTTTCTGGTGTTTGCAATGGGGGCGGTGCGACTGGACGAGCTGCGCGGTCTGATGCGCCTGGTGCGCCGCCGGGGCGCCCCCGTTCCCTCCACCCCCGCGTGA